The following proteins come from a genomic window of Anaerobutyricum hallii:
- the clpB gene encoding ATP-dependent chaperone ClpB produces the protein MNINKFTQKSLEAVNSCEKLAYQYGSPEIDQEHFLYSLLTIEDSLILKLIEKMEVNKEAFLSQVQQAVEKKPKVSGGQTYISKSLNQVLVSAEDEAKAMGDEYVSVEHLFLSLMKYPNTEIKKLFQAYGITRERFLQALSTVRGNQKVVSDNPEATYETLEKYGYDLVERAKQQKLDPVIGRDSEIRNVVRILSRKTKNNPVLIGEPGVGKTAVVEGLAQRIVKGDVPDSLKDKKLFALDMGSLVAGAKYRGEFEERLKAVLEEIKASDGQILLFIDELHTIVGAGKTDGAMDAGNLLKPMLARGELHCIGATTLNEYRQYIEKDAALERRFQPVMVDEPTVEDTISILRGLKDRYEVYHGVKIADSALVSAAVLSNRYITDRFLPDKAIDLVDEACAMIKTELDSLPADLDEVQRKIMQLEIEEAALKKETDRLSVERLENLQKELAELREDFKSRKASWDQEKSAVERVSKLKEEIESLNNEIQIAQRNYDLNKAAELQYGKLPELQKQLEEAEESAKKRESSMVHESVTDDEIATIISRWTGIPVAKLTESERNKTLNLDKELHKRVVGQDEGVEKVTEAIIRSKAGIKDPNKPIGSFMFLGPTGVGKTELAKALAASLFDNEQNMVRIDMSEYMEKYSVSRLIGAPPGYVGYEEGGQLTEAVRRKPYSVVLFDEIEKAHPDVFNVLLQVLDDGHITDSQGRTVDFKNTILIMTSNIGSQYLLEGIDEEGNIKTDAENMVMNDLRAHFRPEFLNRLDEIIMFKPLTKSNIGGIIELLLADVNKRLEDKELVIRLTDAAKNYVIDHGYEPAYGARPLKRYLTKHVDTLAARMILSGEVYPQDTIIIDEQGGTLTASVKHNSVQ, from the coding sequence ATGAATATAAATAAATTTACGCAAAAGTCATTAGAGGCTGTGAACAGTTGTGAGAAACTAGCTTATCAGTATGGCAGTCCGGAGATTGATCAGGAGCATTTTTTATACAGCTTACTTACCATTGAGGATAGTCTGATTTTAAAGCTGATTGAGAAGATGGAAGTGAATAAAGAAGCATTTCTGTCACAGGTACAGCAGGCAGTTGAGAAGAAGCCAAAAGTTTCCGGTGGACAGACTTATATTAGTAAGTCTTTGAATCAGGTACTTGTGAGTGCGGAGGATGAAGCGAAGGCAATGGGAGATGAGTATGTTTCTGTAGAACATCTTTTCCTTTCTTTAATGAAGTATCCGAATACAGAGATTAAGAAACTGTTTCAGGCATATGGAATTACAAGAGAGCGCTTTCTTCAGGCATTATCTACGGTAAGAGGTAACCAGAAGGTTGTCAGTGATAACCCAGAAGCCACTTATGAGACACTTGAAAAATATGGTTATGATCTTGTAGAACGAGCAAAACAACAGAAGCTTGATCCGGTGATTGGTCGTGACAGCGAGATTCGTAACGTGGTTCGTATCCTTTCAAGAAAGACAAAGAATAATCCGGTATTGATTGGTGAACCTGGTGTTGGTAAAACAGCCGTTGTTGAAGGCCTTGCACAGCGAATCGTGAAAGGTGATGTGCCAGATTCTTTAAAGGATAAGAAGTTATTTGCCCTTGATATGGGTTCATTAGTTGCCGGAGCAAAGTATCGTGGTGAATTTGAGGAACGTTTAAAAGCGGTTCTTGAAGAAATCAAAGCGAGTGATGGACAGATTCTGTTGTTTATTGATGAGCTGCATACAATTGTTGGTGCCGGTAAGACAGACGGTGCGATGGATGCAGGTAACTTATTAAAGCCTATGCTTGCCAGAGGTGAACTTCACTGTATCGGTGCTACAACACTGAATGAGTACCGTCAGTATATTGAAAAAGATGCCGCATTAGAGCGTCGTTTCCAGCCGGTTATGGTTGATGAACCAACTGTGGAAGATACGATTTCTATCTTAAGAGGTTTAAAAGACCGTTATGAAGTATATCATGGTGTAAAGATTGCAGACAGTGCGTTAGTTAGTGCTGCTGTGTTATCCAACCGTTATATTACAGATCGTTTCCTTCCAGATAAGGCAATTGACCTTGTGGATGAAGCTTGTGCGATGATTAAGACCGAACTGGATTCGCTTCCAGCAGATCTTGATGAAGTACAGAGAAAGATTATGCAGTTAGAGATTGAGGAAGCAGCTTTGAAGAAAGAAACGGATCGGCTTAGTGTAGAACGTCTGGAGAATCTTCAGAAAGAATTAGCAGAGCTGCGTGAGGACTTTAAGTCAAGAAAGGCATCCTGGGATCAGGAGAAATCCGCAGTGGAGCGTGTTTCAAAGTTAAAAGAAGAAATTGAGAGTTTAAATAATGAGATTCAGATCGCACAGCGTAACTATGATTTAAATAAAGCAGCAGAACTTCAATATGGTAAACTTCCGGAACTTCAAAAACAATTAGAAGAAGCAGAAGAAAGTGCAAAGAAGAGAGAGTCTTCTATGGTACATGAATCTGTTACGGATGATGAAATAGCAACGATCATCAGCCGCTGGACAGGTATTCCAGTAGCAAAACTTACGGAAAGTGAAAGAAATAAAACATTAAATCTTGATAAAGAACTTCATAAGAGAGTAGTCGGTCAGGATGAGGGTGTGGAAAAGGTTACCGAAGCGATCATTCGTTCTAAAGCAGGAATTAAAGATCCAAATAAGCCAATCGGTTCCTTTATGTTCCTTGGACCTACTGGTGTAGGTAAGACGGAACTTGCAAAGGCACTTGCTGCAAGCCTGTTTGACAATGAACAGAACATGGTTCGTATTGATATGAGTGAGTATATGGAGAAATATTCCGTATCTCGTCTGATTGGAGCGCCTCCAGGATACGTAGGATATGAAGAGGGCGGTCAGCTTACCGAAGCCGTCAGAAGAAAACCATACTCGGTTGTTCTTTTTGATGAGATAGAAAAGGCACATCCTGATGTATTTAATGTGCTGTTACAGGTACTTGATGACGGACACATCACCGATTCCCAGGGCAGAACGGTAGACTTTAAGAACACGATATTAATTATGACCTCCAATATCGGTTCCCAGTATCTGCTCGAGGGAATTGATGAGGAAGGCAATATTAAGACCGATGCAGAAAACATGGTTATGAATGACCTTCGTGCACATTTCCGTCCGGAATTCCTGAACCGTCTGGATGAGATTATTATGTTTAAACCTCTTACGAAGAGTAATATTGGCGGAATTATTGAATTACTTCTTGCTGATGTTAATAAACGTCTTGAGGATAAAGAACTGGTAATCCGCTTGACAGATGCTGCAAAGAATTATGTAATTGATCATGGATATGAACCGGCATATGGTGCCCGTCCATTAAAGAGATACCTTACAAAACATGTTGATACGCTTGCGGCAAGGATGATTCTTTCAGGAGAAGTGTATCCACAAGATACGATTATCATTGACGAACAGGGAGGAACGCTTACTGCTTCTGTCAAACATAATTCCGTTCAGTAG
- a CDS encoding PDDEXK nuclease domain-containing protein, translating to MKKEILIADNIDNIYDEINALIREKKTNVKKVVNDAIISLNWGIGKRLSVELTGNNKPEYGKKVVAEVSKRLEQEYGSGFDKTSISRMIKFYQEFPDFEKVATLSQQLTWSHFVEILPIQDELKRDFYAAMCMQESWSMRTLRERKKSMLYERTAISKKPEETIKNEIAELRDDGKMSLDLFYRDPYMLDFLGLRDTYSEKDLENAILAELEKFILEMESDFAFLARQKHFVLDGKDYYMDLLFYHRGLRRLVLVELKLGEFEPQDKGQVELYLRWLEKNERVEGEESPVALILCAEKSQETIELMQLDHGNIHVGQYMTKMPPKELLEQKLSLAIANARELLEQRKEE from the coding sequence ATGAAAAAAGAGATATTAATAGCAGATAATATTGATAATATTTATGATGAAATAAATGCGTTAATCAGGGAAAAGAAAACTAATGTAAAAAAAGTTGTGAATGATGCTATTATTTCTCTTAATTGGGGAATTGGAAAAAGACTTAGTGTGGAGTTAACTGGAAATAATAAGCCTGAGTATGGAAAAAAGGTTGTTGCAGAAGTCAGTAAACGGCTGGAACAGGAGTATGGTTCGGGATTTGATAAAACATCAATTTCAAGAATGATTAAGTTTTATCAGGAATTTCCTGACTTCGAAAAAGTTGCGACATTGTCGCAACAATTGACCTGGTCGCATTTTGTAGAGATTCTGCCAATACAAGATGAGTTAAAAAGAGATTTTTATGCTGCAATGTGTATGCAGGAAAGCTGGTCAATGCGAACACTGCGTGAAAGAAAAAAATCCATGCTTTATGAACGAACTGCAATATCGAAGAAACCAGAAGAAACGATTAAAAATGAAATTGCGGAATTACGAGATGATGGAAAAATGAGTCTGGATCTTTTTTACAGAGATCCATATATGCTTGATTTTCTCGGTTTACGTGATACTTATAGTGAAAAAGATTTAGAAAATGCTATTCTTGCAGAATTAGAAAAATTTATTCTGGAAATGGAATCGGATTTTGCATTTTTAGCAAGACAGAAACATTTTGTACTGGATGGCAAGGACTACTATATGGATTTATTATTCTATCATAGAGGCTTGAGAAGGTTGGTTCTTGTCGAACTAAAGCTTGGGGAATTTGAACCGCAGGATAAAGGACAAGTCGAGCTGTATTTGCGATGGCTGGAAAAGAATGAAAGAGTGGAAGGTGAAGAAAGTCCGGTTGCACTTATATTATGTGCAGAAAAATCACAGGAAACTATAGAATTAATGCAATTGGATCATGGAAATATTCATGTGGGACAGTATATGACCAAAATGCCTCCAAAAGAACTTTTAGAACAGAAGCTATCCCTTGCTATTGCAAATGCGAGAGAATTGTTAGAACAAAGGAAAGAAGAATAG
- a CDS encoding ZIP family metal transporter, with the protein MNTFFGILIPFIGTTLGAACVFFMKKTLGKSVQRALTGFAAGVMVAASIWSLLIPAIKQSENMGDLSFVPAVAGFWIGILFLLTLDHLIPHLHVGSNQAEGPKSRLGRTTMMVLAVTLHNIPEGMAVGVMYAGFLAGNTQITSTGALALSLGIAIQNFPEGAIISMPLRAEGESKRKAFLGGVLSGVVEPIGAVLTILAAQLIIPALPYLLSFAAGAMLYVVVEELIPEMSQGQHSNIGTVFFAIGFSLMMILDVALG; encoded by the coding sequence ATGAATACTTTTTTTGGCATATTAATTCCATTTATTGGAACAACGCTGGGTGCAGCGTGTGTATTTTTTATGAAAAAAACGCTGGGCAAATCAGTGCAACGTGCACTTACAGGATTTGCAGCAGGTGTAATGGTTGCTGCTTCAATCTGGAGTCTTCTGATTCCGGCCATTAAACAATCTGAGAATATGGGAGACTTATCATTTGTTCCGGCAGTTGCTGGGTTCTGGATTGGTATATTATTTTTACTCACACTCGATCATTTGATTCCACATCTTCATGTTGGAAGTAATCAGGCAGAGGGACCGAAAAGCAGGCTTGGTCGTACTACGATGATGGTGTTGGCGGTCACATTGCATAACATTCCGGAAGGTATGGCAGTCGGTGTAATGTATGCAGGATTTCTTGCTGGAAATACACAGATTACATCAACAGGTGCACTTGCGTTATCACTTGGAATTGCTATTCAGAATTTTCCGGAAGGAGCAATTATATCCATGCCGCTTAGAGCAGAGGGAGAAAGTAAGAGAAAGGCATTTTTAGGTGGTGTACTTTCAGGGGTGGTCGAACCGATTGGCGCAGTATTGACAATTCTTGCTGCACAGCTGATAATCCCGGCATTACCATATTTGCTGAGCTTTGCAGCAGGGGCTATGCTTTATGTCGTGGTTGAAGAACTAATCCCTGAAATGTCGCAGGGACAGCACTCAAATATTGGTACGGTTTTCTTTGCAATTGGGTTTAGCTTAATGATGATTCTGGATGTGGCACTTGGGTGA
- a CDS encoding response regulator, protein MGMSEEYLPHVYEEFSREHTTTENKVQGTELGLSIIKSMIELMGGSIQVESRQGIGTKFTVDFSFDIASKEEVYGNQNTMKPPEIHTIKGTRILLVEDNELNAEIAKTVLEDDGALVTRVEDGQQAVELFKEKPTGTFDAILMDLMMPVMDGYTATKKIRSLECSDAKTIPIIAMTANAFQEDAEKCIAVGMNAHLAKPLDIEKVMITICHLVKKKNSITIY, encoded by the coding sequence ATTGGTATGAGTGAGGAATATCTTCCGCATGTCTATGAAGAATTTTCCAGAGAACATACCACTACAGAAAATAAGGTGCAGGGAACCGAGCTAGGACTTTCTATTATCAAATCCATGATAGAACTAATGGGTGGAAGTATTCAGGTAGAAAGCAGACAGGGCATTGGAACAAAATTTACGGTAGATTTTTCTTTTGACATAGCATCGAAAGAAGAGGTGTATGGAAATCAGAATACCATGAAGCCACCCGAAATTCACACGATAAAAGGAACAAGAATTCTCCTTGTAGAGGATAACGAGCTGAATGCGGAAATAGCGAAGACAGTTCTCGAAGATGACGGAGCGTTGGTTACCAGAGTGGAGGATGGGCAGCAGGCAGTGGAATTATTTAAAGAGAAACCAACAGGAACATTTGATGCAATTCTGATGGATCTGATGATGCCTGTTATGGATGGATATACAGCTACGAAGAAAATCAGGTCGTTAGAATGTTCAGATGCAAAAACAATACCGATTATAGCTATGACAGCGAATGCATTTCAGGAAGATGCTGAAAAGTGCATTGCCGTAGGGATGAATGCTCATCTGGCGAAGCCTTTAGATATTGAAAAAGTGATGATAACAATCTGTCATTTAGTAAAAAAGAAAAATTCAATCACCATCTATTAG
- a CDS encoding RNA-guided endonuclease TnpB family protein, translated as MEQITITAKIQIVATETDKVLLDETMSVYRNACNYASDYVFHTHDLKQFSLNKVLYSTLREKFGLKSQMAQSVLKTVIARYKTILENQNEWIKPSFKKPQYDLVWNRDYSLTQNRFSINTLNGRVKLSYFADGMSKYFDHTIYKFGTAKLVNKHGKYYLHIPVTYDVEESNISDICNVVGIDRGINFVVATYDSKHKSGFVSGKAIKQKRANYSKLRKELQMRRTASSRRRIKAIGGRENRWMRDINHQVSKALVKNNPKHTLFVLEDLSGIRNATERVKTKDRYVSVSWSFYDLEQKLIYKAKQNQSSVIKVDPRYTSQCCPCCGHVEKSNRSKKIHLFTCKNCGYKSNDDRIGAMNLYRMGIDYLADSQVPDTVVTE; from the coding sequence ATGGAACAGATAACTATTACAGCTAAAATTCAAATAGTCGCAACGGAAACGGATAAAGTTTTGCTTGATGAAACTATGTCTGTTTATCGCAATGCCTGCAATTATGCTTCAGACTATGTATTCCATACTCACGACTTAAAGCAGTTTTCACTTAATAAGGTTTTGTATTCTACTTTACGGGAAAAGTTTGGTCTTAAATCGCAAATGGCTCAGTCTGTTTTGAAGACCGTTATCGCCAGATATAAGACCATTCTGGAGAATCAAAACGAATGGATTAAACCCTCGTTCAAAAAGCCTCAGTATGATCTGGTCTGGAACAGAGATTATTCCTTAACACAAAACCGCTTTTCAATCAATACGCTGAACGGTCGTGTGAAGTTATCTTATTTTGCAGATGGAATGTCTAAGTATTTCGACCATACGATCTATAAGTTTGGTACAGCTAAGCTTGTAAATAAGCATGGTAAGTATTATCTTCACATACCAGTAACCTATGATGTCGAAGAAAGTAATATTTCTGACATCTGTAATGTTGTGGGCATAGATAGAGGTATTAACTTTGTTGTTGCCACTTATGACAGTAAACACAAGTCTGGATTTGTTAGCGGTAAGGCTATAAAGCAAAAACGTGCTAATTATTCCAAACTTCGTAAAGAACTCCAAATGCGACGGACAGCATCTTCAAGACGAAGGATAAAAGCTATTGGTGGGCGAGAAAACCGTTGGATGCGGGATATTAACCATCAGGTGTCAAAGGCACTCGTTAAAAATAACCCAAAGCACACTCTCTTTGTATTAGAAGATCTGTCAGGTATTCGTAATGCTACAGAACGTGTTAAAACAAAAGACCGTTATGTTTCTGTATCATGGTCTTTCTATGACCTTGAGCAAAAATTAATCTACAAAGCAAAACAGAATCAGTCTTCTGTTATTAAGGTAGACCCTCGCTATACAAGTCAGTGCTGCCCTTGTTGTGGGCACGTTGAAAAGTCTAACCGCAGTAAAAAGATACACCTGTTTACTTGTAAAAACTGTGGTTACAAATCTAATGATGACCGCATTGGAGCTATGAATCTGTATCGTATGGGAATAGACTATCTTGCAGATAGCCAAGTACCTGATACAGTTGTAACAGAGTAA
- the tnpA gene encoding IS200/IS605 family transposase, translating into MDNRYNRHNRRKYNLKVDIVLVTKYRKQLLKDSIADDVKQKIFDIANAYGYEIIAIETDKDHIHFLLSYDTTDKVCDIVKIVKQETTYYLRHKYGSLLSKQYWKKKIFWSDGYFACSIGEVSSATIQKYIENQG; encoded by the coding sequence ATGGATAATAGATACAATCGTCATAACAGACGGAAATACAACCTTAAAGTAGATATAGTTCTAGTAACCAAATATCGTAAACAATTACTCAAAGATTCTATCGCTGATGATGTTAAACAAAAGATTTTCGATATTGCTAATGCTTATGGCTACGAAATTATTGCTATAGAAACCGACAAAGATCATATACATTTCTTATTAAGTTACGATACAACAGATAAAGTTTGCGATATTGTCAAAATTGTAAAGCAAGAAACAACGTATTATTTACGGCACAAATATGGTTCGCTTCTATCTAAACAGTATTGGAAGAAGAAGATATTTTGGTCAGACGGATATTTTGCTTGTAGCATTGGAGAAGTATCTTCAGCCACTATACAAAAATATATTGAGAATCAGGGTTAA
- a CDS encoding histidine kinase dimerization/phospho-acceptor domain-containing protein encodes MVVVSHLFSFWGPYQLKQGGTGALLFNPVYQDNNSDKREFWGFVILVIDWNRFIDEINLDYLSDADFSYRIWTYDRNGNDRIILAKSQDDMPDNILTVECTVPNNTWYFDIIPSKGWSSRSYWIMCIVVSYVFSLLVATVFYLIFSKKHRERQYESELKKSAEQAKNASEAKTRFLFNMSHDIRTPMNAIVGFSGLLEKNLQSEKKAKEYLEKIQSSSNLLLMIINQILEMSRIESGTAVLQLKAEDMDALFHRVNTVFEEDIRKKNLQYHADLDIRHH; translated from the coding sequence ATGGTTGTCGTTAGCCATCTTTTTTCTTTTTGGGGACCATACCAGTTAAAGCAGGGAGGAACAGGAGCACTGCTTTTTAATCCAGTTTATCAGGATAATAATTCAGACAAAAGGGAGTTCTGGGGATTTGTGATTCTGGTGATTGACTGGAATCGTTTCATTGATGAAATAAATCTTGATTATTTAAGTGATGCAGATTTCAGCTACAGAATCTGGACATATGATAGAAACGGCAACGACAGGATTATTCTGGCAAAAAGTCAGGATGATATGCCGGACAACATCCTGACAGTAGAATGTACAGTTCCCAATAATACATGGTATTTTGACATTATCCCTTCAAAGGGATGGAGTTCACGTTCTTACTGGATTATGTGTATTGTCGTTTCTTACGTATTCTCATTATTGGTTGCTACAGTATTTTATTTGATATTCAGCAAAAAACACAGGGAAAGACAATATGAATCAGAACTGAAAAAATCTGCTGAACAGGCGAAAAATGCCAGCGAAGCAAAAACAAGATTTCTATTCAATATGAGCCACGATATCCGAACTCCGATGAATGCAATTGTGGGTTTTTCCGGTTTATTAGAGAAGAATCTGCAGAGTGAAAAAAAGGCAAAAGAATATCTGGAAAAGATACAGTCTTCCAGTAATCTTCTGCTGATGATCATCAATCAGATTTTGGAAATGTCCAGGATTGAAAGCGGTACAGCGGTATTGCAATTAAAAGCCGAGGATATGGATGCATTATTTCACAGGGTAAATACAGTGTTTGAAGAGGATATCAGAAAGAAGAATCTGCAGTATCATGCCGATTTAGATATAAGACATCATTAA
- a CDS encoding AAA family ATPase: MAKRIITISREFGSGGRFIGEEVAKKLGITYYDKNIISEIAEKSGLSPEYIQESAELSPKKGLFAYALAGRDITGKSVEDMVYEAQRKVILELAEKESCVIIGRNADFILRDWNDVLNVFIHGDMPEKIQRIMDLHNVEEKEAVKMMADTDKRRMTNYNFYTDQKWGKASNYTLCLNSSQLGYDRCEAIIMECVK, encoded by the coding sequence ATGGCAAAAAGAATTATTACAATCAGCAGAGAATTTGGAAGCGGTGGACGTTTTATCGGGGAAGAAGTTGCAAAAAAACTTGGAATTACTTACTATGATAAAAATATCATTAGTGAGATTGCAGAAAAGTCTGGTTTATCACCAGAATATATTCAGGAAAGCGCAGAGCTATCTCCCAAAAAAGGATTATTTGCCTATGCACTTGCCGGACGTGATATTACAGGAAAATCCGTTGAGGATATGGTATATGAGGCACAGAGAAAGGTTATATTGGAATTGGCAGAAAAAGAGTCTTGTGTAATTATTGGACGAAATGCAGATTTTATCCTAAGAGATTGGAACGATGTATTGAATGTATTTATTCATGGGGATATGCCGGAAAAAATACAACGTATCATGGACTTACATAATGTAGAAGAGAAGGAAGCTGTCAAAATGATGGCAGACACAGATAAAAGACGTATGACAAATTATAACTTTTATACGGATCAAAAATGGGGAAAAGCCAGCAATTACACGTTGTGCCTGAACAGTTCACAGCTTGGATATGACAGATGTGAAGCGATAATTATGGAGTGTGTGAAGTAA
- a CDS encoding MATE family efflux transporter has translation MAESNKMKDMSVNKLMIQMGIPMILSMALQAVYNIVDSAFVGNMRVGSEAALNALTLVFPVQMLMVAVGIGTGVGTNALLARTLGQGNSKKAAKVAGNSLFLGVIIYVVCFLFGIFGVKAYISSQTVDTEVLEMGVSYLRICCVISFGIIFFSLFEKLLQATGRSLYSTIGQVVGAVVNIILDPIMIYGIGPVPEMGVKGAAYATVIGQVASAVLLFIFHMKLNKEFEHDAKYMKPDTGIIKEIYAIGLPAIIAQALMSIMVYVMNLILKFNPSAQTAYGLFYKVQQFVLFLAFGLRDAITPIIAFAYGMRSKKRIQDGIKYGLLYTIVLMILEIAITEIFPGAFATLFNAGQSREYFISAMRVISISFLFAGINVAYQGIYQALDGGIESLVISLLRQLIIILPLAGVFSLFVRNGQMGISLIWWAFPITEVIACLAGYVFLKKIRKNKVDVLN, from the coding sequence ATGGCAGAAAGTAACAAGATGAAAGATATGTCAGTGAATAAGCTGATGATCCAGATGGGAATTCCAATGATCCTATCTATGGCATTGCAGGCGGTCTATAACATTGTAGACAGTGCATTTGTAGGAAATATGAGAGTAGGAAGTGAAGCGGCATTAAATGCACTGACGCTCGTATTCCCGGTGCAGATGCTTATGGTTGCGGTGGGAATCGGAACAGGTGTAGGAACCAATGCACTTCTTGCAAGGACACTCGGACAGGGAAACAGCAAAAAAGCTGCAAAGGTAGCAGGAAACAGCTTGTTTCTTGGTGTGATTATTTATGTGGTTTGTTTCTTGTTTGGTATCTTTGGGGTAAAAGCATATATTTCATCGCAGACAGTAGATACAGAAGTGCTTGAGATGGGAGTCAGCTATTTGAGGATATGCTGCGTGATTTCTTTTGGTATTATCTTCTTTTCATTATTTGAAAAGTTATTGCAGGCAACAGGTCGTTCTCTTTATTCTACAATCGGACAGGTGGTTGGTGCAGTTGTAAATATTATTCTTGATCCAATTATGATCTATGGTATCGGTCCGGTTCCGGAAATGGGTGTAAAAGGTGCAGCTTATGCAACGGTAATTGGTCAGGTAGCATCCGCAGTGTTACTGTTCATTTTTCATATGAAATTGAATAAAGAATTTGAACATGATGCGAAATATATGAAGCCGGATACTGGTATTATAAAAGAAATTTATGCAATTGGACTTCCAGCAATTATTGCTCAGGCTCTGATGTCTATTATGGTTTATGTAATGAATCTGATTTTGAAGTTCAATCCGTCAGCGCAGACAGCCTATGGGTTATTTTATAAAGTTCAGCAGTTTGTTCTCTTCCTTGCGTTTGGTCTGCGAGATGCGATTACTCCAATCATTGCATTTGCTTATGGAATGAGAAGTAAAAAAAGAATTCAGGATGGAATCAAATATGGACTTCTCTATACGATTGTATTAATGATTTTGGAAATTGCAATTACAGAGATTTTCCCTGGAGCTTTTGCAACGCTGTTTAATGCAGGACAGTCAAGAGAATATTTTATCAGTGCGATGAGAGTGATTTCTATTAGTTTTCTGTTTGCGGGAATTAATGTTGCTTATCAGGGAATTTATCAGGCGCTGGATGGTGGTATAGAATCATTGGTTATTTCACTTCTAAGACAGCTTATTATCATTCTGCCACTGGCAGGAGTCTTTTCTTTATTTGTCAGAAATGGTCAGATGGGAATCTCCCTGATCTGGTGGGCGTTTCCGATTACCGAAGTCATTGCATGTCTGGCAGGATATGTATTTTTAAAGAAAATCAGAAAAAATAAGGTCGATGTTTTAAATTAA
- a CDS encoding EamA family transporter, translating to MWFIFALLSAVFAALTSILAKVGINGVNSNLATAIRTVVVVIMAWGMVFLTNAQNGLFGISRKSWLFLILSGLATGASWLCYYKALQIGEASKVVPIDKLSVVITLILAFIFLHETFTTKSLIGCILIGVGTLIMVL from the coding sequence ATGTGGTTTATATTTGCATTATTATCGGCAGTCTTTGCTGCCCTAACTTCCATTTTGGCGAAAGTAGGAATCAATGGAGTTAATTCAAATCTGGCAACGGCAATCAGAACAGTTGTTGTTGTTATTATGGCATGGGGAATGGTTTTTCTGACGAATGCGCAAAATGGTCTTTTCGGAATCAGCAGAAAAAGCTGGTTGTTTTTGATTTTATCGGGGTTAGCAACAGGTGCTTCCTGGTTATGTTATTATAAGGCATTACAGATTGGTGAAGCATCTAAGGTTGTTCCAATTGATAAATTGAGTGTGGTTATTACGTTGATATTGGCGTTTATATTTTTACATGAAACATTTACGACAAAATCATTGATCGGATGCATTTTAATTGGAGTCGGAACACTGATAATGGTTTTGTGA